One segment of Sulfobacillus thermosulfidooxidans DSM 9293 DNA contains the following:
- the thiS gene encoding sulfur carrier protein ThiS, with amino-acid sequence MRLIINGEPRDLPNVRTVKEMLDVLGVDHQTVAVMVNGEIIGRTDFDQAQVQESHTVEIVRFVGGG; translated from the coding sequence ATGCGACTGATTATCAATGGAGAACCGCGTGACTTGCCAAATGTTCGAACCGTCAAAGAGATGTTAGATGTCTTAGGAGTGGATCATCAAACCGTCGCCGTGATGGTCAATGGCGAAATTATTGGCCGTACGGATTTCGACCAGGCCCAGGTGCAAGAGAGTCATACCGTGGAAATTGTACGATTTGTCGGAGGGGGTTAA
- a CDS encoding LCP family protein yields the protein MESRRRKSRKHRKIWPYLVGIGVLGVAASAIVYGMFIEHPTHALATAHVSSKNAHYTAYPFTHRVTFLLLGSSLETANHHDITAKDARNRTDTMILVSINPATKQVGVLSIPRDSRVEVPPVGKTKIAEASFFGGVRETVAVVENTFHVPVDYYAYLNLFQFAKIINDMGGLTVDVPQNEVYQPGGPLGIDLKKGVHHLNGQQVLEFVRFRNTSQGDIGRIQQQQQVLRDMAAQLLQPQEIPRWPRLAHDLISALSYTNLSTGQLLSLGLFAKSISLSSVRYATIPGYATTHVDPYMHIPLSYWHWSRHLTPLLIQNVLLGDNLTPQQKHSVVFQVESGTKSLRPAEQLAQKLQQQGYTVLPVGWANHHNHHRTVLINTTGDRYLGNQIASMLGPNQQEFTAYHTTPWDFKIVVGSDYSPPKGL from the coding sequence ATGGAGTCACGTCGCCGCAAGTCGCGGAAACATCGAAAGATCTGGCCGTATCTGGTCGGTATCGGGGTGCTAGGTGTGGCAGCCTCTGCGATTGTGTACGGGATGTTTATCGAACATCCAACGCATGCTTTAGCTACGGCTCATGTTTCTTCAAAAAATGCCCATTATACCGCGTATCCATTTACACACCGGGTGACGTTTTTGTTGCTTGGAAGTTCTTTGGAAACCGCAAATCACCATGATATTACCGCCAAGGATGCGCGCAATCGCACGGACACCATGATTCTTGTCTCAATAAATCCGGCCACCAAACAGGTGGGGGTTTTATCCATTCCTCGGGATTCTCGCGTTGAAGTTCCTCCTGTCGGGAAGACCAAGATTGCCGAAGCCAGTTTTTTTGGTGGGGTTCGTGAAACGGTGGCGGTCGTTGAAAACACGTTTCATGTTCCGGTGGACTATTATGCGTATTTAAATTTGTTCCAGTTTGCCAAAATCATCAATGACATGGGAGGGTTGACCGTTGATGTTCCCCAAAATGAAGTCTATCAGCCAGGCGGACCTCTTGGCATAGACCTCAAAAAAGGCGTCCATCATTTAAACGGGCAGCAAGTTCTCGAGTTTGTTCGTTTTCGAAATACGAGTCAGGGCGATATAGGCCGGATTCAGCAACAACAACAAGTGTTGCGGGACATGGCAGCACAACTTCTACAACCCCAGGAAATTCCTCGGTGGCCTCGTTTGGCGCATGATTTGATTTCGGCACTCAGTTATACCAATTTATCGACAGGGCAATTATTGTCGTTGGGACTATTTGCTAAAAGCATTTCACTGTCTTCTGTGCGGTATGCCACGATTCCTGGTTATGCGACCACGCATGTTGACCCTTACATGCATATTCCTTTGAGTTATTGGCATTGGAGCCGGCACCTCACACCTCTTCTGATTCAAAATGTTTTGCTGGGGGACAATCTGACCCCTCAACAAAAACATTCCGTGGTGTTCCAAGTCGAAAGCGGAACGAAGAGTTTAAGACCGGCAGAACAATTGGCACAGAAGCTTCAACAACAAGGATATACCGTGTTGCCAGTAGGATGGGCTAATCATCACAACCATCACCGAACTGTGCTAATAAATACCACAGGGGACCGGTATTTAGGTAACCAAATTGCTAGCATGCTGGGACCCAATCAACAAGAATTTACAGCCTATCACACCACCCCGTGGGACTTTAAAATTGTGGTGGGATCGGATTATTCCCCGCCCAAGGGCTTGTAG
- a CDS encoding restriction endonuclease: protein MSWPKETVMTRRLVKNLGYFEEMQRLRRQLLDQYWPKIEPVVTRLLEKQRTPLTQVQIEAVSALIAETFHLAKVDRIYLDMLIKRLEARVLGYGPASESPEDTGRYITISDCEFMTPLQFCRVIRHLFAKFGYQGACEGETWLELHHFSGGSQRILAYLEVKNRIVHEADITQLLSLKKQKAMERALFITVGSYDSESWDLATQQGIELWDGHQLAALLDRVRLPAGAMLD from the coding sequence TTGTCATGGCCCAAAGAAACGGTCATGACAAGGAGATTGGTGAAGAACTTGGGATACTTTGAAGAAATGCAGCGGTTGCGCCGTCAATTACTCGATCAATACTGGCCCAAAATCGAACCGGTGGTGACCCGGTTGTTGGAAAAGCAACGAACCCCTTTAACCCAAGTTCAAATTGAGGCGGTTAGTGCATTGATTGCCGAGACGTTCCATTTAGCTAAAGTGGACCGCATTTATCTAGATATGTTGATTAAACGACTGGAAGCGCGTGTGTTAGGTTATGGGCCGGCATCGGAAAGTCCAGAGGACACCGGACGATATATCACCATCAGCGATTGTGAGTTCATGACCCCCTTGCAATTCTGCCGGGTAATTCGGCATTTATTTGCGAAATTTGGCTATCAAGGAGCGTGTGAGGGAGAGACATGGCTCGAACTGCACCATTTTTCTGGCGGTTCTCAGCGAATTTTGGCGTATTTAGAGGTCAAAAATCGTATTGTTCATGAAGCCGACATCACTCAATTACTATCGCTGAAAAAGCAAAAAGCTATGGAGCGTGCCCTCTTTATCACGGTCGGAAGCTATGACAGCGAAAGCTGGGATCTGGCAACACAACAGGGTATCGAACTGTGGGATGGACACCAACTTGCAGCTTTACTAGACCGAGTGCGGTTGCCGGCCGGGGCGATGTTGGATTAA
- a CDS encoding thiazole synthase → MGNVLQIGEYTFRSRLIVGTGKYQTFDLMRDAIVASGTELVTVALRRVNLDNPSEPSLLDFIPKNVRILPNTAGCYTAKEAIAVAHLAKAAGIGTLVKLEIIGDQELLWPDPIETLEATKVLVQEGFTVMVYTTPDPVLAKYLDKAGAHAIMPLGSPIGSGQGVLDVEAVRRFKQRVSVPVIVDAGIGSPQDACLAMENGADAVLINTAIAQAGDPVMMAQAMKWAVEAGRLGFEAGRMPKRQDAVASSPTTGMIAAGQ, encoded by the coding sequence ATGGGGAATGTTTTGCAAATTGGGGAATATACTTTTAGATCCCGTTTGATTGTCGGAACGGGAAAATATCAAACTTTTGACCTGATGCGCGATGCGATTGTCGCATCGGGAACCGAACTCGTTACCGTAGCACTGCGGCGGGTGAATTTAGACAATCCCAGCGAACCGTCCTTACTCGATTTTATTCCTAAGAACGTACGGATTTTACCGAATACGGCTGGCTGTTACACGGCGAAAGAGGCCATTGCCGTAGCGCATTTGGCGAAAGCCGCGGGCATTGGCACCCTAGTTAAATTGGAGATTATTGGCGATCAAGAGTTATTATGGCCTGATCCGATTGAAACCTTGGAAGCGACCAAAGTGTTAGTGCAAGAGGGTTTTACGGTGATGGTTTATACCACCCCGGATCCGGTTTTGGCCAAATATCTCGATAAAGCGGGAGCCCATGCCATCATGCCCTTGGGTTCGCCGATTGGATCGGGTCAAGGTGTCTTGGATGTCGAGGCCGTACGCCGATTCAAACAGCGGGTGTCAGTGCCTGTCATCGTTGATGCCGGCATTGGTAGTCCGCAAGATGCCTGTCTTGCCATGGAAAACGGAGCCGATGCGGTTCTGATTAATACAGCAATAGCCCAAGCAGGGGACCCCGTGATGATGGCCCAAGCGATGAAATGGGCTGTAGAGGCGGGCCGTTTAGGTTTTGAAGCAGGACGGATGCCCAAAAGACAAGACGCGGTCGCGTCTTCTCCCACAACGGGTATGATTG
- a CDS encoding SufD family Fe-S cluster assembly protein codes for MELWPPFEQITPDMIITMSEKRQEPPWLRNFRLKAWERLTSDAVAPFWPSMAPIPFAMPPSRQEIAAYYQHSDEADLVYQRLSQTLSDSGIIYGDFYDVLQKHPDMIQQYLGSLITIQDSPLSALNSAFFTGGMVVYIPDHVHCQVPLSYFRAFSNPGQIERQLIILGTGASAEFVEGRPSLDYALHHIVLTEVILSEAASLKYTAIKNWDSHVNTWVKKRTHCAKEAHVTWVEGHFGGQDTREWTEVILTGEQARCDLVSYLYSSSSQQISYVPRIIHDAPHSSSLLTVHGVATGNLQITGTQDVLPHAQGAVIQRDLLALKSGRAQVTLSNPSIIAEPSAEITGNDFVVQPWNLTDAHQNGRPLEIAQSFLSHLPMEFAIEAQRLINQKSRQDVPGR; via the coding sequence ATGGAACTATGGCCGCCGTTTGAACAGATCACGCCAGATATGATTATAACGATGAGTGAAAAGAGGCAAGAGCCACCCTGGCTGAGAAATTTCCGCTTGAAGGCGTGGGAACGATTAACCTCGGATGCTGTGGCCCCATTTTGGCCTTCAATGGCACCTATACCCTTTGCCATGCCGCCGAGCCGTCAAGAAATTGCCGCGTATTATCAACATTCTGACGAAGCAGACCTGGTCTATCAACGCCTTAGCCAAACGTTGTCCGACTCAGGCATCATTTATGGGGATTTCTATGACGTGTTACAAAAACATCCGGACATGATCCAGCAATATCTCGGATCTCTCATTACTATTCAGGACAGCCCGTTATCGGCTCTTAACTCCGCGTTTTTCACCGGGGGCATGGTGGTTTATATTCCGGATCATGTCCATTGTCAAGTCCCGTTAAGCTATTTTCGTGCCTTCTCCAATCCTGGGCAAATTGAACGCCAATTAATTATTTTAGGGACTGGAGCCAGCGCCGAATTTGTTGAGGGACGCCCCTCATTAGATTACGCGCTGCATCACATTGTGCTGACGGAAGTGATCTTATCAGAAGCTGCATCACTCAAGTACACGGCTATCAAAAACTGGGATAGTCACGTGAATACGTGGGTAAAAAAGCGCACACATTGTGCTAAAGAGGCGCACGTAACTTGGGTGGAAGGACATTTCGGAGGACAGGACACACGTGAATGGACAGAAGTTATTTTAACAGGCGAACAGGCGCGTTGTGATCTGGTCAGTTACTTGTACAGCTCTTCCTCCCAACAGATCTCATATGTTCCCCGGATTATCCATGACGCTCCCCACTCATCGTCCCTTCTCACCGTGCATGGGGTAGCCACGGGCAATTTGCAGATAACCGGAACACAAGATGTCTTACCGCATGCCCAAGGGGCTGTCATCCAGCGTGATCTTTTGGCATTAAAATCCGGACGTGCCCAAGTGACTTTATCTAATCCGAGCATTATCGCAGAGCCAAGTGCAGAAATCACCGGCAATGATTTTGTCGTGCAACCGTGGAATCTTACCGATGCTCATCAAAATGGGCGGCCCCTTGAGATTGCTCAAAGCTTTTTATCCCATCTTCCCATGGAGTTCGCGATCGAAGCGCAACGGTTAATCAATCAAAAATCCCGCCAGGACGTTCCGGGGCGTTAA
- a CDS encoding thiamine phosphate synthase produces the protein MVIGVIDVPRFPHSAWSILPSLQGILDGLIVRDKEGLAPSVKSTALKIREMAPGLPLWINSYVSVALSLPADGLALPANSAPAASLRSIWHKPIMASVHTLDELAYHQGADYYLWGHAFVSTSKPGLAPRSWSDLRQIIHQASAPVLVIGGINQDNVQAFQGIGIYGVCLSDGLWYEANPIAACEKIKSHLRSSYPNSPGGTPCD, from the coding sequence ATGGTAATTGGCGTAATCGATGTACCGCGGTTTCCTCATAGTGCGTGGTCCATATTGCCCAGTTTGCAAGGCATTCTTGATGGTCTCATTGTGCGCGATAAAGAAGGGCTCGCTCCTTCCGTAAAGAGCACGGCCTTAAAAATCCGCGAAATGGCTCCGGGTCTTCCGCTGTGGATTAATTCCTACGTTTCGGTGGCGCTTTCTTTACCAGCCGATGGGTTGGCACTGCCTGCAAATTCTGCCCCGGCCGCATCATTGCGCTCCATTTGGCATAAGCCCATTATGGCGTCTGTGCATACCCTTGACGAGTTAGCTTATCACCAAGGAGCGGACTATTATCTGTGGGGTCACGCTTTTGTCTCCACATCCAAACCGGGTTTGGCTCCCCGGTCCTGGTCGGATCTGCGCCAAATTATCCATCAAGCCAGTGCCCCTGTTCTCGTTATTGGGGGCATTAACCAAGACAATGTTCAAGCATTCCAAGGAATAGGAATTTATGGTGTCTGCTTGTCTGATGGCTTGTGGTATGAGGCCAATCCGATTGCCGCGTGTGAAAAGATTAAAAGCCATTTACGATCTTCGTACCCGAACTCACCAGGAGGTACACCATGCGACTGA
- the hemG gene encoding protoporphyrinogen oxidase: protein MMRVALVGGGLTGLSAAYYLEQYYPNVTMDLFEAGDQLGGWVRTDTDHDIVLEKGPDSFLATKPDLVELCEKVGLGPHLIGTNPRVRGAYVFWRDRYYPIPDGIQTGVPTKAKPVLTSPLLSLTGKIALAKDFIMSKGPTTDQSLGHFLRRRFGNQIVDRLAAPMLSGIFAGDIDQMSLKATFPHLLAAEQQARSVYLGSKRRIPPAPNEFVQRYHSAFLTVDRGLEQIIHSLAAALSRTQVLLSEPVERIEPASHQKWSVISAKRQGEYDAVIMTIPAYASAQILAFLPHEAQTILQNIPYANLAVIGAAYDPADIPVKTDKTGFLVPKQADLRMTAVTWVSSKWHYPHVAPLFVLRAFYGRSTENILEYDDDTLTQLFYREIERTMHIQHPPKYLRVFRIPKGMPQYVVGHLERIAELHQYLASFPGLFVLGAFEGGVGMPDRVKQAKDMAQTFGQQMGLSTAEYETSS from the coding sequence ATGATGCGTGTTGCATTGGTAGGCGGGGGATTAACGGGACTTTCTGCGGCATATTATCTAGAGCAGTATTACCCGAATGTGACAATGGATTTATTCGAAGCCGGAGATCAGTTGGGCGGATGGGTGCGTACCGATACCGACCATGATATTGTGTTGGAGAAAGGGCCAGATTCCTTCCTAGCGACAAAGCCAGATCTTGTGGAATTGTGTGAAAAGGTCGGATTAGGGCCGCATTTAATTGGGACCAATCCGCGCGTTCGCGGTGCTTATGTATTTTGGCGAGATCGATATTATCCCATTCCCGACGGCATTCAAACGGGTGTGCCGACTAAAGCCAAACCGGTGTTAACGAGTCCCTTGCTTTCGTTAACGGGAAAAATAGCGTTAGCCAAAGATTTTATTATGAGCAAAGGGCCAACCACGGACCAATCGCTTGGCCATTTCCTTCGGCGACGTTTTGGCAATCAAATCGTAGACCGGCTCGCAGCACCGATGTTGTCGGGAATATTTGCTGGGGATATTGACCAGATGAGTTTAAAGGCCACGTTTCCTCATCTGTTAGCTGCGGAACAACAAGCGCGTTCTGTTTATTTGGGATCAAAGCGGCGCATTCCACCAGCTCCCAACGAATTTGTGCAACGCTATCATAGTGCTTTTTTGACGGTTGACCGGGGGCTGGAGCAAATCATTCATAGTCTGGCCGCGGCGCTTTCACGCACTCAGGTGCTGTTATCGGAACCTGTCGAGCGCATTGAACCGGCATCCCATCAGAAGTGGTCGGTTATTTCCGCCAAGCGCCAGGGTGAATATGATGCGGTCATCATGACGATTCCGGCTTATGCCAGTGCGCAAATCCTAGCCTTTTTACCCCATGAAGCCCAAACGATTTTGCAAAATATTCCGTATGCGAATCTCGCTGTGATTGGGGCAGCTTATGATCCCGCCGATATTCCCGTGAAAACGGATAAGACGGGGTTTTTGGTGCCTAAACAAGCTGACTTGCGCATGACGGCGGTAACCTGGGTGTCTTCAAAGTGGCATTATCCGCACGTGGCACCCCTATTTGTGTTGCGGGCCTTTTATGGACGGTCCACAGAAAATATTTTGGAGTATGATGACGACACATTAACGCAGCTGTTTTATCGTGAAATTGAGCGCACTATGCACATTCAACACCCTCCTAAATATTTGCGGGTATTTCGTATTCCTAAGGGCATGCCGCAATATGTGGTGGGGCATCTTGAGCGAATTGCTGAGCTGCATCAGTATCTTGCCTCCTTCCCAGGACTCTTTGTGCTGGGAGCTTTCGAAGGGGGAGTAGGGATGCCGGACCGGGTAAAACAAGCGAAAGACATGGCGCAAACCTTTGGCCAACAAATGGGATTGTCTACCGCGGAGTATGAGACATCATCATAA
- the ybaK gene encoding Cys-tRNA(Pro) deacylase → MAKKTIACRILDKAGITYSLHEYVWSEDAIDALSVAKKLDIAPHFIFKTLVLRGNHTGVLVALVPGDEQIDLKKLARISGNKHVELVVTKDLPVLTGYIRGGVSPLGMKKSYPCYLDDSAMVLDFISISAGQRGLQIFVDPHALIRLLSAQVTSLTLREES, encoded by the coding sequence GTGGCCAAAAAAACCATTGCATGTCGCATATTGGATAAAGCTGGGATTACATATTCCTTACATGAATATGTATGGTCTGAGGATGCAATCGACGCCCTATCCGTTGCCAAAAAATTAGATATTGCGCCCCATTTTATATTTAAAACGCTGGTATTGCGGGGCAATCACACCGGAGTATTAGTGGCTTTGGTGCCAGGAGATGAACAAATTGATTTGAAAAAGCTGGCACGCATTAGTGGCAATAAGCATGTTGAGCTCGTGGTGACCAAAGACCTCCCGGTGTTAACCGGCTACATTCGGGGAGGCGTTTCTCCTTTGGGCATGAAAAAATCTTATCCGTGTTATCTTGACGATTCGGCTATGGTCTTGGACTTTATAAGCATCAGCGCTGGGCAAAGAGGGCTGCAGATTTTTGTGGATCCTCACGCCTTAATTCGGCTGTTATCCGCTCAAGTCACCTCTTTAACGTTGCGTGAAGAATCTTGA
- a CDS encoding ammonium transporter, with translation MYIPSPSYLNTGDNSWQLTAATFVGLMSVPGLAILYGGIVKKKWAVNSAFMVLYAFSIVLVSWVLFGYSMGFGTPLKLGPGILGAMVGVPHPILGSLYEQGQASVPLVSGAMPPFQFPGSTLVYFQFVFAAITPAILAGGVLGRMNFKAWMLFVPVWSTLVYSVNAFMLWGGGWLSQLGAVDYSGGYVIHVAAGISGFVAAAVVGPRLMQDRKNFNPNNLLVALAGAGILWLGWNGFNGGDPYFANADAAAAVLNTNLAAGVALVTWMIMDMWATSKPSLVGAINGMVCGLVAITPAAGYVNGYGALAIGVAAGFVPWLSMNKLGQTKLFRKVDDTLGVFHTHAVAGALGGILTGVFADPNMFEYLSKKVGQGVSVTGLIYGNPHQVLVQIEALLVIVVYDGLMTWGILKVIGLIVPLRVADKQLAEGDMAIHGEVSQEPEEESVLAGEPQVAETY, from the coding sequence ATGTACATTCCATCCCCTTCCTATTTGAACACAGGCGATAACTCTTGGCAGCTCACGGCCGCGACGTTTGTCGGGTTGATGAGTGTGCCAGGTTTAGCAATTTTATATGGTGGTATTGTCAAGAAAAAATGGGCTGTCAATTCCGCTTTTATGGTTCTTTACGCTTTTTCCATTGTGTTAGTTTCGTGGGTGTTGTTTGGATATAGTATGGGTTTTGGAACTCCTCTTAAACTGGGGCCGGGCATTTTAGGAGCTATGGTCGGAGTACCCCATCCAATTTTGGGGAGTTTGTATGAACAAGGTCAAGCGTCTGTACCGCTAGTATCCGGTGCTATGCCGCCGTTTCAGTTCCCCGGATCGACGTTAGTATACTTCCAGTTTGTGTTTGCAGCCATTACTCCCGCAATTTTAGCTGGCGGCGTCTTGGGACGTATGAATTTCAAAGCATGGATGCTCTTTGTTCCGGTTTGGTCAACCTTGGTGTACAGCGTGAACGCCTTTATGTTGTGGGGCGGTGGCTGGCTTTCACAATTAGGGGCGGTGGACTACAGTGGAGGTTACGTGATTCACGTGGCCGCTGGTATTTCCGGTTTCGTGGCCGCAGCCGTTGTGGGACCTCGCTTAATGCAAGATCGCAAAAATTTCAATCCGAATAACCTCTTAGTCGCGTTAGCAGGTGCCGGAATTCTATGGTTAGGATGGAACGGTTTCAATGGTGGAGACCCCTACTTTGCTAACGCGGATGCAGCGGCAGCTGTCTTAAACACCAACTTAGCCGCAGGTGTGGCCTTGGTAACGTGGATGATTATGGACATGTGGGCGACATCAAAACCCTCGTTAGTGGGAGCTATTAATGGTATGGTTTGTGGCTTGGTGGCCATTACCCCAGCCGCTGGGTATGTCAATGGGTACGGGGCACTGGCCATCGGGGTGGCGGCCGGATTTGTGCCGTGGCTTAGCATGAACAAGTTAGGCCAAACCAAACTATTCCGGAAAGTGGACGACACGCTAGGCGTTTTCCACACGCACGCTGTGGCTGGAGCCCTCGGCGGAATCCTCACGGGAGTCTTTGCGGACCCCAATATGTTTGAATATTTATCGAAGAAAGTGGGTCAAGGTGTTTCGGTTACCGGTTTGATTTACGGCAATCCCCACCAAGTGCTTGTGCAAATCGAAGCGTTGCTGGTGATTGTAGTGTATGACGGCTTAATGACATGGGGGATTTTGAAAGTCATTGGCTTGATTGTTCCCTTGCGGGTGGCTGACAAACAATTGGCCGAAGGCGACATGGCGATTCATGGGGAAGTGTCCCAGGAACCCGAAGAAGAATCTGTACTGGCCGGTGAACCCCAAGTCGCAGAAACGTATTAA
- the hemH gene encoding ferrochelatase produces MGVLVMAYGSAQDPDDLLRYYTHIRHGRAPSPEQLENLRMRYEAIGGFSPLTAITQKQAAGLQEALNVMAGESFQVFLGLKHSPPFIDEAILDMARAGIERFVALVLAPHYSTMSVGEYFDEIRESLARHNLSLPWRGISSWYQNCRFIDLVAHRVLKAREKFSPDEQADLVTIFTAHSLPQTIYQKGDPYPTELRQSGELVAEACGITRYRYAWQSAGRTKEPWMGPDIVDTVRQLASEGYYHVLICPIGFVSDHLEVLYDLDIECQQVAQDLGVHMERTASFNDDPKFLEMLAHLVMETSQLE; encoded by the coding sequence ATGGGTGTCTTGGTGATGGCGTACGGGTCAGCTCAGGATCCAGATGACTTACTGCGCTATTACACACATATTCGTCATGGGCGTGCGCCAAGTCCCGAGCAGTTAGAAAATTTGCGGATGCGCTATGAAGCCATTGGCGGATTTTCGCCGCTTACAGCCATTACTCAAAAGCAGGCGGCAGGGCTCCAAGAGGCATTAAATGTAATGGCAGGAGAGTCATTTCAGGTATTTCTCGGTTTAAAACATTCACCGCCATTTATCGACGAGGCCATCTTGGACATGGCGCGTGCGGGTATCGAACGCTTTGTCGCCCTAGTGTTGGCCCCGCATTATTCGACTATGAGTGTTGGGGAATATTTTGACGAGATTAGAGAGTCACTGGCCCGCCATAATCTGTCTTTGCCCTGGCGAGGCATTTCATCGTGGTATCAAAATTGCCGCTTTATCGATCTCGTTGCGCACCGTGTTCTCAAAGCACGGGAGAAATTTTCGCCCGACGAGCAAGCTGATTTGGTGACGATCTTTACGGCACATAGCTTACCGCAGACAATCTACCAAAAGGGCGATCCGTATCCGACAGAACTGCGACAAAGCGGGGAATTGGTTGCTGAAGCGTGCGGTATCACGCGTTACCGCTACGCATGGCAAAGTGCCGGCAGAACTAAGGAACCGTGGATGGGACCTGACATTGTCGATACGGTTCGCCAGTTGGCCAGTGAAGGTTACTACCACGTCTTAATCTGTCCGATAGGATTTGTCTCAGATCATCTCGAAGTACTCTATGATTTGGATATTGAGTGCCAACAAGTCGCTCAAGACCTCGGAGTACATATGGAAAGAACCGCGTCATTTAATGATGACCCGAAGTTTCTGGAGATGTTGGCACATCTCGTTATGGAGACGTCTCAATTGGAGTGA
- the hemE gene encoding uroporphyrinogen decarboxylase produces MSHASRFIDACWGKPHDAIPVWFMRQAGRYQAGYRQLREQYSFLEMAHSEDVITEVTCRPVEELGVDAAILFSDIMIPLGPMGIDFDIQEHKGPVIAQPIRSAKDLARLHPLRPEEDLPEVFSSIERICARIDPIPLIGFAGAPFTLASYIIEGGPSKQYENTKKMMWEQPALWHDLMMRLAEGIVEHLSAQIRHGVQAVQIFDSWIGTLSVNDYATFVLPVMQYIFAQLEKFQVPTIYFGTGTAALLPLMKQAGASVLGIDWRVPLSQVRRQLGKDITLQGNLDPVALLSSWEVIADQATHILTMMAHDSRYIFNLGHGVPPAANADDLKRLVQLVHEYPYQANEL; encoded by the coding sequence GTGAGTCACGCGAGCCGATTTATTGATGCCTGTTGGGGAAAACCTCATGATGCCATTCCCGTCTGGTTTATGCGTCAAGCCGGTCGCTATCAGGCTGGATACCGTCAATTGCGTGAGCAATATTCGTTTTTAGAAATGGCTCATTCGGAAGACGTTATTACCGAAGTCACCTGCCGGCCGGTCGAAGAATTAGGCGTCGACGCCGCGATATTATTTTCGGATATCATGATTCCCTTGGGACCGATGGGAATTGATTTTGATATCCAAGAACATAAAGGGCCTGTGATTGCGCAGCCGATTCGTTCTGCAAAAGATTTAGCCCGGTTACACCCGCTACGACCTGAAGAGGATCTCCCCGAAGTTTTTTCGAGTATCGAACGCATTTGTGCACGCATTGATCCGATTCCCCTCATCGGCTTTGCAGGAGCACCCTTTACCTTAGCGAGTTACATTATTGAGGGCGGTCCCTCTAAGCAATATGAAAATACAAAAAAAATGATGTGGGAACAACCGGCATTGTGGCACGATCTCATGATGCGATTAGCTGAAGGCATTGTCGAACATTTAAGTGCCCAAATTCGCCACGGTGTCCAGGCCGTGCAAATCTTTGACAGCTGGATTGGGACGCTGAGCGTAAACGACTATGCAACTTTTGTGCTGCCGGTCATGCAGTATATTTTTGCGCAATTAGAGAAGTTCCAGGTGCCCACTATTTATTTTGGAACCGGTACAGCAGCGCTATTGCCCTTAATGAAACAAGCGGGAGCCAGTGTGTTGGGGATTGATTGGCGCGTGCCCTTATCCCAAGTTCGTAGGCAATTAGGAAAGGACATTACCCTCCAAGGCAATTTAGATCCGGTTGCTCTGTTATCCTCGTGGGAGGTTATCGCCGATCAGGCCACTCATATTTTGACAATGATGGCTCATGATTCTCGGTATATTTTTAATTTAGGACATGGTGTTCCGCCAGCCGCTAATGCTGACGATCTTAAGCGCTTAGTCCAACTCGTACATGAATATCCTTATCAAGCAAATGAACTATGA